From Cotesia glomerata isolate CgM1 linkage group LG2, MPM_Cglom_v2.3, whole genome shotgun sequence, a single genomic window includes:
- the LOC123258997 gene encoding uncharacterized protein LOC123258997, producing the protein MYIKVNREKNPLSAQVLLATALVQVRPHHGNPITARVLIDQGSELSFMRQSLFKKLGQPLQRNMVMLKGIGNVSAGSSLGVSTIELRSLCTTASMHVSMHILPTLTIDLPSFVIADPKWPHLENLKLADPQYLQPRPVDIILGASPAAQIMNAEIQRGSRNAPIAQFTTLGWIVYGAVTAKHTSTSHAALHASLDTELQDAIAKFWEQEEVPSGNSPLNTAKEDECEIHFRQTHYRLPDGRYVVRLPLKALESQLGDSINAAMGSLRRLITRLSREREYSNMYRAFMAEYIQLGHMVRVPVNELPANAYFLPHHGVLKLDSATTKLRTVLNGSCATSTEISLNDILHAGPKTQIDIFDVMLRIRCSRFLFATDITKMFRQIEVDSLDWPLQCILWID; encoded by the exons atgtatataaaagtAAATCGTGAAAAAA ATCCGCTTTCCGCTCAAGTATTGCTAGCTACCGCCTTAGTCCAGGTACGCCCGCATCATGGTAATCCAATCACCGCCAGAGTGTTGATTGATCAAGGTTCAGAGCTCTCATTTATGAGACAGTCGCTCTTCAAGAAGCTTGGACAACCGCTACAGCGTAACATGGTCATGCTCAAGGGCATTGGCAATGTCTCCGCAGGAAGCTCACTAGGTGTAAGCACAATTGAGCTTCGTTCGCTGTGTACGACCGCATCAATGCATGTCAGCATGCATATTCTACCAACACTGACGATAGATCTTCCATCGTTCGTGATCGCTGATCCGAAATGGCCGCATCTTGAAAATCTCAAGCTCGCTGACCCGCAGTATCTACAGCCACGCCCTGTAGATATTATTCTAGGTGCATCACCAGCCGCACAGATCATGAACGCAGAGATTCAACGAGGATCTCGCAATGCTCCTATTGCACAATTTACCACGCTTGGTTGGATTGTCTATGGAGCTGTCACCGCTAAACACACTTCAACATCACACGCAGCATTACATGCGTCATTAGATACAGAATTACAAGACGCTATCGCTAAGTTTTGGGAACAGGAAGAGGTTCCATCAGGTAATTCACCGCTCAACACCGCTAAAGAAGACGAATGTGAAATTCACTTTCGTCAAACGCATTATCGACTGCCTGATGGACGCTACGTAGTGAGATTACCGCTTAAGGCCCTTGAAAGTCAACTTGGTGACTCTATCAACGCAGCTATGGGGTCACTCCGCAGATTAATAACTCGCTTGTCGCGAGAAAGAGAATATTCTAACATGTATCGTGCATTCATGGCAGAATACATTCAACTAGGACACATGGTACGAGTACCAGTCAACGAATTGCCCGCAAACGCTTACTTCTTGCCTCACCATGGGGTATTGAAGCTTGATAGTGCCACTACGAAGCTCCGCACAGTGTTAAATGGTTCCTGTGCAACATCTACAgaaatttcattaaacgaCATTCTCCACGCAGGACCCAAAAcgcaaattgacatttttgatgtGATGTTGAGAATCCGCTGCAGCAGGTTTCTATTCGCTACTGACATCACCAAGATGTTCAGACAGATTGAGGTCGACTCGCTTGATTGGCCGCTTCAGTGCATTCTCTGGATAGATTAG
- the LOC123258996 gene encoding uncharacterized protein LOC123258996, whose protein sequence is MTIPRLELSAAWLLTQLILHVKEVQSLENVRINLWTDSAVTLAWIKSPAIRWKTFVRNRVGKIQETLRDVSWKFIPGKQNPADCASRERQGLTLVTWKAENCLLQQLLSHYTQLFPLLRKLSIWHRAIDRFKRVPQSSLAYPLTPSDLERAKLTLIKFTQGQYFAREIHTLQDGDGLPKNNSITKLTPFIDHQGVLRVGGRLKNALLDPEERHPAILPRQSPLTSILIDDSHRKTLHGGTQLTLADLRKSVWIIGGRVPVRSFILRCVICTRHRGERAQQLMGQLPAARVQPTRAFLHTGLDYAGPITLKTFQGREAKTYKGWIAVFVCMFSSAVHLELVTDYTAAAFIAAYRRFTSRRGICHTLYSDSGTNFVGADKELKRLFAAGSRTLRELSTLIAQDGTNWKFNPPGAPHFGGKWEAALLTLEQYSTLLAQIEAILNSRPLTPLNEDPADLAVLTPGHFLIGQSLTAIPEPSLTDLQPARLSHWEQVQQMVQHFWRRYYQDCIHRYQTISKWHHRRNQIKVGSVVLITTEDLPPTKWPLAKVIAVHPGEDGQIRVVTVKTVNTELVRPITKLCVLPLTHEEDDLVDAHCFF, encoded by the exons ATGACAATCCCACGCTTGGAATTATCTGCCGCATGGTTGCTAACACAACTGATACTTCATGTTAAAGAAGTTCAGTCGCTTGAAAATGTCAGGATCAATCTCTGGACTGACTCCGCCGTGACTCTCGCATGGATTAAAAGTCCAGCAATCCGCTGGAAGACATTCGTCCGCAATAGAGTGGGAAAAATCCAAGAAACGCTTCGAGATGTCTCCTGGAAATTTATTCCAGGAAAACAAAACCCCGCTGACTGCGCTTCAAGAG AACGCCAAGGTCTGACACTAGTAACTTGGAAAGCAGAAAATTGCCTGCTCCAACAATTACTGTCGCATTACACGCAGCTGTTTCCACTGCTACGGAAGCTTAGTATCTGGCATCGTGCCATCGACCGCTTTAAAAGAGTTCCACAATCTTCGCTGGCCTACCCGCTTACTCCATCAGACCTGGAGCGCGCTAAATTGACCTTGATTAAGTTCACTCAAGGACAATACTTCGCTAGAGAGATTCACACGCTACAAGATGGTGATGGTCTGCCTAAAAATAACAGCATCACTAAGCTGACTCCGTTCATCGACCATCAGGGGGTCCTGAGAGTCGGTGGCCGCTTGAAAAACGCATTGCTGGACCCAGAAGAGAGGCATCCAGCGATTCTACCGCGACAATCACCGcttacatcaattttgattGATGATTCGCACCGCAAAACGCTTCACGGAGGTACTCAGCTTACGCTCGCTGACTTACGCAAGAGTGTCTGGATCATTGGAGGCCGTGTTCCAGTcagatcatttattttacgctGCGTTATCTGCACGAGACACCGTGGAGAACGCGCTCAACAGTTGATGGGTCAACTACCCGCCGCACGAGTACAACCAACTCGAGCCTTCTTGCATACAGGACTCGACTACGCTGGACCTATCACGCTGAAAACGTTTCAAGGACGTGAAGCAAAAACATACAAAGGCTGGATTGCAGTCTTCGTATGCATGTTCAGTTCAGCTGTACATTTAGAGCTAGTAACTGACTACACCGCTGCCGCTTTCATCGCTGCTTATCGCCGTTTCACTAGTCGCCGAGGTATCTGCCACACGCTATATTCAGACAGTGGAACCAATTTTGTAGGAGCAGATAAAGAACTGAAACGACTATTCGCTGCAGGATCCCGCACATTACGAGAATTATCAACCTTGATCGCTCAAGATGGCACGAACTGGAAATTCAATCCGCCTGGAGCTCCACATTTTGGAGGAAAATGGGAAGCCGCT CTGTTGACGCTTGAGCAGTATTCAACGCTACTGGCTCAAATTGAAGCCATATTGAATTCCAGACCGCTCACACCGCTGAATGAAGATCCTGCTGACCTGGCTGTACTGACTCCAGGTCACTTCTTAATCGGACAGTCACTGACCGCTATTCCAGAGCCATCGCTGACAGATTTACAACCTGCTCGGCTCTCGCACTGGGAACAAGTTCAGCAAATGGTTCAACATTTCTGGAGACGCTACTACCAGGACTGCATCCACCGCTACCAGACCATTTCAAAGTGGCATCATCGACGCAACCAGATCAAGGTGGGTTCAGTTGTACTGATCACCACTGAGGATCTCCCGCCAACCAAGTGGCCATTAGCCAAAGTAATTGCTGTCCATCCAGGTGAAGATGGACAAATCCGCGTGGTAACTGTTAAAACAGTTAACACAGAGCTGGTACGTCCAATTACAAAGCTCTGTGTCCTGCCACTAACGCATGAAGAAGATGATCTTGtcgacgcacactgcttcttctga